From a region of the Micromonospora tarapacensis genome:
- the galT gene encoding galactose-1-phosphate uridylyltransferase, whose translation MKRTEISLADGRELVYFDERDDAVRDQPDRRELPPPPPASQLRHDPLTDEWVAVAVHRQTRTFLPPADQCPLCPSTGDRLSEIPAPDYAVAVFENRFPALSGRVVAEPAGITPFTAVRPGQGRCEVVCFTDDHDASFAALPPRRVRTVLDALADRTTVLGGLDGVEQVFCFENRGVEIGVTLHHPHGQIYAYPFLTPRTRSLLGAARRHAGRTGGRNLYADVLAAERAAGERVVATNEHWTAYVPAAARWPFEVHVAPHRPVPDIPALTDAERDAFGPLYLDLLRRFDGLFDVPMPYIAAWHQAPVHVGRELGHLHLQLFSVRRAADKLKYLAGSESAMGVFINDIAPERAAALLRAA comes from the coding sequence ATGAAGCGTACGGAGATCAGCCTGGCCGACGGCCGTGAGCTGGTCTACTTCGACGAGCGGGACGACGCCGTACGGGACCAGCCGGACCGGCGCGAGCTGCCCCCTCCCCCGCCCGCCTCGCAGCTGCGCCACGACCCGCTGACCGACGAGTGGGTGGCGGTCGCGGTGCACCGGCAGACGCGGACCTTCCTCCCGCCGGCCGACCAGTGCCCACTCTGCCCGTCGACCGGGGACCGGCTCAGCGAGATCCCGGCCCCGGACTACGCGGTCGCGGTGTTCGAGAACCGGTTCCCGGCGCTCAGCGGACGGGTGGTCGCCGAACCGGCCGGGATCACCCCGTTCACCGCGGTCCGGCCCGGGCAGGGCCGCTGCGAGGTGGTCTGCTTCACCGACGACCACGACGCCTCGTTCGCCGCTCTGCCGCCGCGCCGGGTGCGCACCGTGCTCGACGCGCTGGCGGACCGGACCACGGTGCTCGGTGGGCTGGACGGCGTCGAGCAGGTGTTCTGCTTCGAGAACCGGGGGGTGGAGATCGGGGTGACCCTGCACCACCCGCACGGGCAGATCTACGCGTACCCGTTCCTCACCCCGCGCACCCGGTCACTGCTGGGCGCGGCCCGCCGGCATGCCGGGCGCACCGGCGGCCGCAACCTGTACGCCGACGTACTCGCCGCCGAACGTGCCGCCGGGGAGCGGGTGGTGGCGACGAACGAGCACTGGACGGCGTACGTCCCGGCGGCGGCCCGGTGGCCGTTCGAGGTGCACGTCGCGCCGCACCGGCCGGTGCCCGACATCCCGGCGCTGACCGATGCCGAACGGGACGCCTTCGGCCCGCTCTATCTGGATCTGCTGCGCCGCTTCGACGGGCTGTTCGACGTGCCCATGCCGTACATCGCCGCCTGGCACCAGGCTCCGGTACACGTCGGCCGCGAGCTGGGGCATCTGCACCTGCAACTGTTCAGTGTCCGGCGGGCGGCGGACAAGCTGAAGTACCTGGCCGGCTCGGAGTCGGCGATGGGAGTGTTCATCAACGACATCGCCCCGGAACGGGCGGCGGCCCTGCTGCGCGCGGCCTGA